A part of Chitinimonas koreensis genomic DNA contains:
- a CDS encoding GlxA family transcriptional regulator: MRASQLLPALPGNPPRLGESTMKRAYFLVLPNVHVLDLAGPLQIVATLNELGLASVAVECIGPQARVRAFQGNWLAELRPLPQALVEGDVLFVIGSKLVEQTTRSPDWLAAAQWLKDVVGRAPDSVRICGVCTGSFLLAEAGLLDGRLCTTHHGFIDRLRRQYPRAHVMDKRVLVDDGRFLTSAGVTTGIDLALYLISEHFGSEVALRVARENVTHIRRFGNDPQLSATLRYREHENQFIHEVQDALNENLASDAGCEALAERFGLSYRHLARLFRSETGISLKQYQLELRIDLARRLIVESNLPLERLVERCGFGSMQAFRANWNKRETLSPSNFRRQRRLERAD; encoded by the coding sequence ATGCGCGCGTCCCAGCTGTTGCCGGCCCTGCCCGGCAATCCGCCCCGGCTCGGGGAATCCACCATGAAACGCGCCTATTTCCTGGTATTGCCCAATGTGCACGTACTCGATCTGGCCGGCCCGCTGCAGATCGTGGCGACCTTGAACGAACTCGGCCTCGCCTCCGTCGCGGTCGAATGCATCGGCCCGCAGGCGCGGGTGCGCGCCTTCCAGGGCAACTGGCTGGCCGAGCTGCGGCCGCTGCCGCAGGCGCTGGTCGAAGGCGACGTGCTGTTCGTGATCGGCAGCAAGCTGGTCGAGCAGACCACCCGCTCGCCGGATTGGCTGGCCGCGGCGCAATGGCTGAAGGACGTGGTCGGCCGCGCGCCGGACAGCGTGCGGATCTGCGGCGTCTGCACCGGCAGCTTCCTTCTGGCCGAGGCCGGCCTGCTCGACGGCCGCCTGTGCACCACCCACCACGGCTTCATCGACCGCTTGCGGCGCCAGTACCCGCGTGCCCATGTGATGGACAAGCGCGTGCTGGTCGACGATGGCCGCTTCCTGACCTCGGCCGGCGTCACCACCGGCATCGACCTGGCGCTGTACCTGATCTCCGAGCATTTCGGCAGCGAAGTGGCGCTCAGGGTGGCGCGCGAGAACGTGACCCACATCCGCCGCTTCGGCAACGACCCCCAGCTGAGCGCCACCTTGCGCTACCGCGAGCACGAGAACCAGTTTATCCACGAGGTACAGGACGCGCTCAACGAGAACCTGGCCAGCGATGCCGGCTGCGAGGCGCTGGCCGAGCGCTTCGGCCTGAGCTACCGCCACCTGGCGCGGCTGTTCCGCAGCGAGACCGGCATCAGCCTCAAGCAGTACCAGCTGGAGCTGCGCATCGACCTGGCGCGGCGGCTGATCGTCGAATCGAACCTGCCGCTGGAGCGGCTGGTGGAGCGCTGCGGCTTCGGCAGCATGCAGGCCTTCCGCGCCAACTGGAACAAGCGCGAGACGCTGTCGCCGTCGAACTTCCGCCGCCAGCGGCGGCTCGAGCGGGCGGACTAG
- a CDS encoding dienelactone hydrolase family protein — translation MLIQSHAVDLATPSGPMRTYVHRPAGDGAWPAVLFYSEIFQQTGPIERAARLIAGHGYAVLVPEVFHESNPPGTVLAYDDAGRDKGNADKAAKPVEGYDADNAAMIAWLAGQPWCSGRIGAMGFCLGGHLAFRAALQPEVRAAACFYATDLHTRLIPSAPGGHGMERLGEIGGELLMIWGKQDPHIPAAGRAEVYAALAAAGLAFTWHEFNGQHAFMRDEGERYDPELALLGYQLALGLFHRTLR, via the coding sequence ATGCTGATCCAGAGCCACGCCGTCGACCTCGCCACGCCGAGCGGGCCGATGCGCACCTACGTCCATCGGCCGGCCGGCGACGGCGCCTGGCCGGCGGTGCTGTTCTATTCCGAGATCTTCCAGCAGACCGGCCCGATCGAGCGGGCCGCGCGGCTGATCGCCGGCCATGGCTACGCGGTGCTGGTGCCCGAGGTGTTCCACGAGTCGAACCCGCCCGGCACCGTGCTGGCCTACGACGACGCCGGCCGCGACAAGGGCAATGCCGACAAGGCGGCCAAGCCGGTCGAGGGCTACGACGCCGACAACGCCGCCATGATCGCCTGGCTGGCCGGCCAGCCGTGGTGCAGCGGCCGCATCGGCGCGATGGGCTTCTGCCTTGGCGGCCACCTGGCCTTCCGCGCCGCGCTGCAGCCCGAGGTGCGCGCCGCCGCCTGCTTCTACGCCACCGACCTGCACACCCGCTTGATCCCGAGCGCGCCGGGCGGCCACGGTATGGAGCGGCTCGGCGAGATCGGCGGCGAGCTCTTGATGATCTGGGGCAAGCAGGACCCGCACATCCCGGCCGCCGGCCGCGCCGAGGTCTACGCCGCGCTGGCGGCGGCCGGGCTGGCCTTCACCTGGCACGAATTCAACGGCCAGCACGCCTTCATGCGCGACGAGGGCGAGCGCTACGACCCCGAGCTGGCGCTGCTGGGCTACCAGCTCGCGCTGGGGCTGTTCCACCGCACCTTGCGTTGA
- the trhO gene encoding oxygen-dependent tRNA uridine(34) hydroxylase TrhO, translating to MTRPDAPPIVVAALYKFVTLPDFQALRAPLQQCMAEHGVKGTLLLAPEGINGTVAADRAGIDGLLAWLRADPRLADLDHKESYCAEQPFYRCKVKLKREIVTMGVDGVDPNLRVGTYVEPQDWNALIADPEVLLIDTRNDYEVALGTFDGAVDPKTESFREFPDYVRQHFDPARHKKVAMFCTGGIRCEKASSFMLGEGFEQVYHLRGGILKYLETVPQADSRWQGDCFVFDGRVTVRHDLSAGDYGLCHACGGAVSAEERQSPHYSPGVSCPHCWDTLSEKTRASARERQKQIELAKARQEPHPMGHDPRAAAQARKAG from the coding sequence ATGACCCGACCCGACGCCCCGCCCATCGTGGTGGCGGCCCTCTACAAGTTCGTCACCCTCCCCGATTTCCAGGCGCTGCGCGCGCCGCTGCAGCAATGCATGGCCGAGCACGGCGTGAAAGGCACGCTGCTGCTGGCGCCCGAAGGCATCAACGGCACCGTCGCCGCCGACCGCGCCGGCATCGACGGCCTCCTGGCCTGGCTGCGCGCCGATCCGCGGCTGGCCGACCTCGACCACAAGGAGAGCTACTGCGCCGAGCAGCCGTTCTACCGCTGCAAGGTCAAGCTCAAACGCGAGATCGTCACCATGGGGGTGGACGGCGTCGATCCCAATCTGCGCGTCGGCACCTATGTCGAGCCGCAGGACTGGAACGCGCTGATCGCCGATCCCGAGGTGCTGCTGATCGATACGCGCAACGACTACGAGGTCGCGCTCGGCACCTTCGACGGCGCCGTCGATCCGAAGACCGAGAGCTTCCGCGAATTCCCCGACTACGTGCGGCAGCATTTCGACCCGGCCAGGCACAAGAAGGTGGCGATGTTCTGCACCGGCGGCATCCGCTGCGAGAAGGCCTCGAGCTTCATGCTCGGCGAGGGGTTCGAGCAGGTCTACCACCTGCGCGGCGGCATCCTCAAATACCTCGAGACCGTGCCGCAGGCCGACAGCCGCTGGCAGGGCGACTGCTTCGTGTTCGACGGCCGCGTCACCGTGCGGCACGACCTCAGCGCCGGCGACTACGGCCTGTGCCATGCCTGCGGCGGCGCCGTCTCGGCCGAGGAGCGGCAGTCGCCGCACTATTCGCCCGGCGTGAGCTGCCCGCATTGCTGGGACACGCTGAGCGAGAAGACCCGCGCCAGCGCGCGCGAGCGGCAGAAGCAGATCGAACTGGCCAAGGCGCGGCAGGAGCCGCACCCGATGGGCCACGACCCGCGTGCCGCAGCCCAGGCGCGCAAGGCCGGCTAG
- a CDS encoding AraC family transcriptional regulator: MFWRETVGPWLRANGLEGRACYGIGLDDPSVTPPEKCRYDACVEIPDGFVPGGAALPATLPGGRYAVTTFRGAPATIGAAWIELCGAWLPGSGLQYDARPSFEYYAPEGRTDPVTGEFSCELCIPVKPL, translated from the coding sequence GTGTTCTGGCGCGAGACGGTCGGCCCCTGGCTGCGCGCCAACGGGCTCGAAGGCCGCGCCTGCTACGGCATCGGCCTCGACGATCCGAGCGTCACGCCGCCGGAGAAATGCCGCTACGACGCCTGCGTCGAGATCCCCGACGGCTTCGTGCCCGGCGGCGCTGCCCTGCCGGCCACGCTGCCGGGCGGCCGCTACGCGGTGACCACCTTCCGCGGCGCGCCGGCCACCATCGGCGCGGCCTGGATCGAGCTGTGCGGCGCCTGGCTGCCCGGCAGCGGCCTGCAGTACGACGCGCGGCCGAGCTTCGAGTACTACGCGCCGGAAGGCCGGACCGACCCGGTGACCGGCGAGTTCAGCTGCGAGCTGTGCATCCCGGTGAAGCCGCTGTAG
- the yiaA gene encoding inner membrane protein YiaA produces the protein MRKAITQRPTGAFIGASWAALCVGAGGFLAGLWNAAMQLNEKGYYLVLLLYGLFSAVSLQKSVRDRLEGIPVTGLYYGLCWLSLVLSVLLLLVGLWNATLGMSEKGFYAMGYLFSLFGAVAVQKNVRDVALLGGDGFDKDAGETP, from the coding sequence ATGAGAAAAGCAATCACGCAGCGGCCGACCGGCGCCTTCATCGGCGCGTCCTGGGCAGCGTTGTGCGTCGGCGCCGGCGGCTTCCTCGCCGGCCTGTGGAACGCCGCGATGCAGCTCAACGAGAAGGGCTACTACCTGGTGCTGCTGCTGTACGGCCTGTTCTCCGCCGTCTCGCTGCAGAAGTCGGTGCGCGACCGGCTCGAAGGCATCCCGGTCACCGGGCTCTACTACGGCCTGTGCTGGCTGTCGCTCGTCCTGTCGGTCCTGCTGCTGCTGGTCGGGCTGTGGAACGCCACGCTGGGCATGAGCGAAAAGGGCTTCTACGCCATGGGCTACCTGTTCAGCCTGTTCGGCGCCGTGGCGGTGCAGAAGAACGTGCGCGACGTCGCGCTGCTCGGCGGCGACGGCTTCGACAAGGACGCGGGCGAAACGCCCTAG
- a CDS encoding PHA/PHB synthase family protein, whose amino-acid sequence MSDSLAAGRARWLEEQEVRYATLKHQLRQAFDPWGLAGIHAKAAASWLCSPVELASALTRYGHDVATLQQQTLARFLGAPDSDVFPPNPEDQRFADPVWRDDPRWDFVKEAYLMQTRWIQDMLYRSPGLTEAERRKSAFWLRQSLNALAPTNFLATNPVAQRRAAETGGASLAQGLRNLAGDLKQGEVSMTDTAPFTVGGNLALTPGSVVYRNRLLEVIHYAPATDTVHAMPLVLITPWINKYYILDLAPGKSMVEYLVGQGFNVFVTSWNNPGADDAGLSFDDYLVDGAARAIEVAQSVGRSEQVHALGYCIGGTLLALYMAWANRRDPAKVPVAHWTLLTALTDFSEPGDIEVFIDEDGLAVIDGLMEKQGYLDGGQMAASFRMLRPNSLIWNYVVSNYLMGETPRAMDVLFWNTDATRMPAAMHRFYLREFYLNNRMVQPDSLTLAGQPIDLGRITQPLFMVAAEEDHIAPWKSTFKLVERVRGPVRFTLSTSGHILGMVNPPSPASRRSFWQGEAGRGERPEVWLAAQHKTPGSWWPGWAAWLAERCGPRVNPPPMSNRQYRKLGDAPGTYVFR is encoded by the coding sequence ATGTCCGATTCGCTTGCCGCCGGCCGCGCGCGCTGGCTCGAGGAGCAGGAAGTCCGCTACGCCACGCTCAAGCACCAGTTGCGCCAGGCCTTCGACCCGTGGGGCCTGGCCGGCATCCACGCCAAGGCGGCCGCCTCCTGGCTGTGCAGCCCGGTCGAGCTGGCCTCGGCGCTGACGCGCTACGGCCACGACGTCGCCACCCTGCAGCAGCAGACCCTGGCGCGTTTCCTCGGCGCGCCCGACAGCGACGTGTTCCCGCCCAACCCGGAGGACCAGCGCTTCGCCGACCCGGTCTGGCGCGACGATCCGCGCTGGGACTTCGTCAAGGAGGCCTACCTGATGCAGACGCGCTGGATCCAGGACATGCTGTACCGCTCGCCGGGCCTGACCGAGGCCGAGCGGCGCAAGAGCGCGTTCTGGCTGCGGCAGAGCCTGAACGCGCTGGCGCCGACCAATTTCCTGGCCACCAACCCGGTGGCGCAGCGGCGTGCGGCCGAGACCGGCGGCGCCAGCCTGGCGCAGGGCCTGCGCAACCTGGCGGGCGACCTGAAGCAAGGCGAGGTGAGCATGACCGACACCGCGCCGTTCACCGTCGGCGGCAACCTGGCGCTGACGCCGGGCAGCGTGGTCTACCGCAACCGACTGCTGGAAGTGATCCACTACGCGCCGGCCACCGACACGGTGCACGCCATGCCGCTGGTGCTGATCACGCCGTGGATCAACAAGTACTACATCCTCGACCTGGCGCCGGGCAAATCGATGGTCGAGTACCTGGTCGGCCAGGGCTTCAACGTCTTCGTCACCAGCTGGAACAATCCCGGCGCCGACGATGCCGGGCTGAGCTTCGACGACTACCTGGTCGACGGTGCCGCCCGCGCGATCGAGGTGGCGCAGAGCGTGGGCCGCAGCGAGCAGGTGCATGCGCTGGGCTACTGCATCGGCGGCACGCTGCTGGCGCTGTACATGGCCTGGGCCAACCGGCGCGATCCGGCCAAGGTGCCGGTGGCGCACTGGACGCTCCTGACCGCGCTGACCGATTTCAGCGAGCCGGGCGACATCGAGGTGTTCATCGACGAGGACGGCCTCGCCGTGATCGACGGGCTGATGGAGAAGCAGGGCTATCTGGACGGCGGCCAGATGGCGGCCAGCTTCCGCATGCTGCGGCCCAACAGCCTGATCTGGAACTACGTGGTGTCGAACTACCTGATGGGCGAGACGCCGCGCGCGATGGACGTGCTGTTCTGGAACACCGACGCCACCCGCATGCCGGCCGCCATGCACCGCTTCTACCTGCGCGAGTTCTACCTCAACAACCGGATGGTGCAGCCCGACAGCCTGACCCTGGCCGGCCAGCCGATCGACCTGGGCCGGATCACCCAGCCGCTGTTCATGGTGGCAGCCGAGGAGGATCACATCGCGCCGTGGAAGAGCACCTTCAAGCTGGTCGAGCGGGTGCGCGGCCCGGTGCGCTTCACGCTGTCGACCTCGGGCCACATCCTGGGCATGGTCAACCCGCCGTCGCCGGCTTCGCGCCGCAGCTTCTGGCAGGGCGAGGCCGGCCGCGGCGAGCGGCCCGAAGTCTGGCTGGCGGCGCAGCACAAGACGCCGGGCTCGTGGTGGCCGGGCTGGGCGGCCTGGCTGGCGGAGCGTTGCGGGCCGCGCGTCAATCCGCCGCCGATGAGCAATCGGCAGTATCGGAAGCTGGGGGATGCGCCGGGGACGTATGTGTTCAGGTGA
- a CDS encoding LpqB family beta-propeller domain-containing protein, whose product MRLAPLLALLSLPLSAAPLLYEPALSPDGRTLAFVSGGDIWTVPAAGGEARLLVSHPATESRPLWSPDGSKLAFASARSGNGDLYLLDLAANQLRRLSWDDRAEQPSGWSADGRWIYFHSVSHDIQRMNDVYRVSVDGGTPMPLAAQRYLDESQAAPSPDGRWLALNARAFGQWWRRGGAHIDQDELWLAPHDGAGDWRKLSQDGSRSSWPMWSADGRALWYVGNPGGQDNLYRRPLDGPAQRITGFGDGRVLWPSIAADGRTIAFERGYALWTLDTASGATRQIHVKLSGSGAAPAVERFAVGDKIEELRLSPDGKQLAFVARGEIWLAPAAGGAATRLTRTAAAEAQLDWSPDGRQLVYQSLRNGAGEIWRMELASRSESRVGAATASAATAADAFPRFSPDGRRVAWLRDGRALMVRELAGGAEKLLAKVRTGRPPIWADAPLAWAPDGQAIAVVELGERLLANVTRIALDGRAERLTAFASPGTGKKLWFRPEDQGYGQPVLQWRADGRVLWWRGFQHSEAGGRLVEIPLAPPAPLGADGEPQRTPFTVDAAWARSHAALLPIALDSQYFAAERDGKALALVGLVAGQANIWRWRPNELPRQLSFSNGTKHSLQLDADGRNAWYLDGGKLWTVALDDGAVPRAVALQAEAEVEFEADKQAVFAEAWQTLAEFFYDPAFHGQDWAALKARYAPWVAAAQSRDELRRVLWLMIGELDSSHTGLSAPRSETPTTLGRLAADFDRTAAERDGTLRLAAVVADGPAANAGLAAGDTLLAVDGETLARGDNLDRLLDGKIGKRVALAVAGRDGKPRTVWLKPVGFADEGTLRYRQWVAANRTEVRRLSGGKLDYLHLIDMRESSLDQFHLDLDAERQAAEGLVIDVRNNYGGMIDSWALDTLARRSHYSFTARALPTAPGRLAVGQQLLERPTVLLTNKITLSDGEVFTEGYRAMGLGRVVGEPGAGWVIFTSFKVLVDGSVLRLPFGRVLSTANGDDLESGPRPVDVAVPASIGTAGDAQLKAAVKVLLH is encoded by the coding sequence ATGCGCCTCGCTCCGCTGCTCGCCCTCTTGTCCCTGCCCCTTTCCGCCGCGCCGCTGCTGTACGAGCCGGCGCTGTCGCCCGACGGCCGCACGCTGGCCTTCGTCTCGGGCGGCGACATCTGGACCGTGCCGGCCGCGGGCGGCGAGGCGCGCCTCTTGGTGTCGCACCCGGCCACCGAATCGCGCCCGCTGTGGTCGCCCGACGGCAGCAAGCTGGCGTTCGCCTCGGCCCGCAGCGGCAACGGCGACCTCTACCTGCTCGACCTGGCCGCCAACCAGCTGCGCCGGCTGAGCTGGGACGACCGCGCCGAACAGCCGAGCGGCTGGTCGGCCGATGGCCGCTGGATCTACTTCCACTCGGTGTCGCACGACATCCAGCGCATGAACGACGTCTACCGCGTCTCGGTCGACGGCGGCACGCCGATGCCGCTGGCGGCGCAGCGCTACCTCGACGAGAGCCAGGCGGCTCCCTCGCCCGACGGCCGCTGGCTGGCGCTGAACGCGCGCGCCTTCGGCCAGTGGTGGCGCCGCGGCGGCGCCCATATCGACCAGGACGAGCTGTGGCTGGCGCCGCACGACGGTGCCGGCGACTGGCGCAAGCTGTCGCAGGACGGCAGCCGGTCGAGCTGGCCGATGTGGTCGGCCGACGGCCGGGCGCTGTGGTACGTCGGCAATCCGGGCGGCCAGGACAACCTGTACCGCCGGCCGCTCGACGGCCCGGCGCAGCGCATCACCGGCTTCGGCGACGGCCGCGTGCTGTGGCCGAGCATCGCGGCCGACGGCCGCACCATCGCCTTCGAGCGCGGCTATGCGCTGTGGACGCTCGACACCGCCAGCGGCGCGACGCGGCAGATTCACGTGAAACTGAGCGGCAGCGGCGCGGCGCCGGCGGTCGAGCGCTTCGCCGTCGGCGACAAGATCGAAGAGCTGCGGCTGTCGCCCGACGGCAAGCAGCTGGCCTTCGTCGCGCGCGGCGAGATCTGGCTGGCGCCGGCCGCCGGCGGCGCCGCGACGCGGCTGACCCGCACGGCCGCGGCCGAAGCGCAGCTCGACTGGTCGCCCGACGGCAGGCAATTGGTCTACCAGTCGCTGCGCAACGGCGCCGGCGAGATCTGGCGCATGGAACTGGCCAGCCGCAGCGAAAGCCGGGTCGGCGCGGCGACGGCGTCCGCAGCGACGGCTGCCGATGCCTTCCCGCGCTTCTCGCCCGATGGCCGCCGCGTGGCCTGGCTGCGCGACGGCCGCGCGCTGATGGTGCGCGAGCTGGCCGGCGGCGCCGAGAAGCTGCTGGCCAAGGTGCGGACCGGCCGCCCGCCGATCTGGGCCGACGCGCCGCTGGCCTGGGCGCCGGACGGCCAGGCGATCGCCGTGGTCGAGCTCGGCGAGCGGCTGCTGGCCAACGTGACGCGCATCGCGCTCGACGGCCGCGCCGAGCGGCTGACCGCCTTCGCCAGCCCCGGCACCGGCAAGAAGCTGTGGTTCCGGCCCGAGGACCAGGGCTACGGCCAGCCGGTGCTGCAATGGCGCGCCGACGGCCGCGTGCTGTGGTGGCGCGGCTTCCAGCACAGCGAGGCCGGCGGCCGGCTGGTCGAGATCCCGCTGGCGCCGCCGGCGCCGCTCGGGGCCGACGGCGAGCCGCAGCGCACGCCGTTCACGGTCGACGCCGCCTGGGCGCGCAGCCATGCCGCGCTGCTGCCGATCGCGCTCGACAGCCAGTATTTCGCCGCCGAGCGCGACGGCAAGGCGCTGGCCCTGGTCGGACTGGTCGCCGGCCAGGCCAATATCTGGCGCTGGCGTCCCAATGAACTGCCGCGCCAGCTGTCGTTCAGCAACGGCACCAAGCATTCGCTGCAGCTCGACGCCGACGGCCGCAACGCCTGGTACCTCGACGGCGGCAAGCTCTGGACGGTGGCGCTCGACGACGGCGCCGTGCCGCGCGCGGTGGCGCTGCAGGCCGAGGCCGAGGTGGAATTCGAAGCCGACAAGCAGGCGGTGTTCGCCGAGGCCTGGCAAACGCTGGCCGAGTTCTTCTACGACCCGGCCTTCCACGGCCAGGACTGGGCCGCGCTGAAGGCGCGCTATGCGCCGTGGGTGGCCGCCGCGCAGAGCCGCGACGAATTGCGCCGCGTGCTGTGGCTGATGATCGGCGAGCTCGACAGCTCGCACACCGGCCTGTCGGCGCCGCGCAGCGAGACGCCGACCACGCTGGGCCGGCTGGCGGCCGACTTCGACCGTACCGCCGCCGAGCGCGACGGCACGCTGCGACTGGCCGCGGTGGTGGCCGACGGCCCGGCCGCCAACGCGGGGCTCGCGGCCGGCGACACGCTGCTGGCCGTCGACGGCGAAACGCTGGCGCGCGGCGACAACCTCGACCGGCTGCTCGACGGCAAGATCGGCAAGCGCGTCGCGCTCGCCGTGGCCGGCCGCGACGGCAAGCCGCGCACGGTCTGGCTCAAGCCGGTCGGCTTCGCCGACGAGGGCACGCTGCGCTACCGCCAGTGGGTGGCCGCCAACCGCACCGAAGTGCGCCGGCTCAGCGGCGGCAAGCTCGACTACCTGCACCTGATCGACATGCGCGAGTCCTCGCTCGACCAGTTCCACCTCGACCTCGACGCCGAGCGCCAGGCGGCCGAGGGGCTGGTGATCGACGTGCGCAACAACTACGGCGGCATGATCGACAGCTGGGCGCTCGACACGCTGGCGCGGCGCAGCCACTACAGCTTCACCGCCCGCGCGCTGCCGACCGCGCCGGGCCGGCTGGCGGTCGGCCAGCAGCTGCTCGAACGGCCGACGGTGCTGCTGACCAACAAGATCACGCTGTCGGACGGCGAGGTGTTCACCGAGGGCTACCGCGCCATGGGCCTGGGCCGCGTGGTCGGCGAGCCGGGTGCGGGCTGGGTGATCTTCACCTCGTTCAAGGTGCTGGTGGACGGCTCGGTGCTGCGGCTGCCGTTCGGCCGGGTGCTGTCGACCGCCAATGGCGACGATCTCGAAAGCGGGCCGCGGCCGGTCGACGTGGCGGTGCCGGCCTCGATCGGCACGGCCGGCGATGCGCAGCTGAAGGCGGCGGTGAAGGTGCTGCTGCATTGA
- a CDS encoding sphingomyelin phosphodiesterase translates to MHHILRLALLALCLLASRAFAETYVYVTNDTAQTVYLNTVQSGDKQLAEGTHWGRYATSIAPYATAKVLWMNRDQGITNGKTFRFDTTVSQGSGSVVLQQQLTGKLIGSSIVHSAKAADFNEPWRSDRDIHNAATRFNALATTLSYRAQFTGGYDDIYYVVHPQPKQETLAAADEFKVLSWNIWGVVGASQICERWAQVPAFARNYDAIVFSEAFDNGCRDQLRAGLAAEFPYQTQVVDQSGNFEDGGVFIASRWPIAREAQIVYPNCANTDCLSNKGAMYVQILKQGRTYHLAGTHTQAWNGTSERAVRLDQLSQLKRFVDGLAPAATDALLYAGDLNVDYYATPDDYQRMLSILNASKPASLGHRYSYDPVVNALGSDGQEYLDYVLVSNAHKPARSGQNEVMVYRSLAPALWSTRDLSDHFAVAGRFAF, encoded by the coding sequence ATGCACCACATCCTTCGCCTCGCGCTGCTGGCCCTGTGCCTGCTGGCATCGCGCGCATTCGCCGAGACCTATGTCTACGTCACCAACGACACGGCGCAGACCGTCTACCTGAATACCGTCCAGTCCGGCGACAAGCAGCTGGCCGAAGGCACCCACTGGGGCCGCTACGCCACCAGCATCGCGCCCTACGCCACCGCCAAGGTGCTGTGGATGAACCGCGACCAGGGCATCACCAACGGCAAGACCTTCCGCTTCGACACCACCGTGAGCCAGGGCAGCGGCAGCGTGGTGCTGCAGCAGCAGCTGACCGGCAAGCTGATCGGCAGCAGCATCGTCCACTCGGCCAAGGCGGCCGATTTCAACGAGCCGTGGCGCAGCGACCGCGACATCCACAACGCCGCCACCCGCTTCAACGCGCTGGCCACCACGCTGTCCTACCGCGCCCAGTTCACCGGCGGTTACGACGACATCTACTACGTGGTCCACCCGCAGCCGAAGCAGGAAACCCTGGCCGCCGCCGACGAATTCAAGGTGCTGAGCTGGAACATCTGGGGCGTGGTCGGCGCCTCGCAGATCTGCGAGCGCTGGGCCCAGGTGCCGGCCTTCGCCCGCAACTACGACGCCATCGTGTTCTCCGAGGCCTTCGACAACGGCTGCCGCGACCAGCTGCGCGCCGGCCTCGCCGCCGAGTTCCCCTACCAGACCCAGGTGGTCGACCAGTCGGGCAACTTCGAGGACGGCGGCGTGTTCATCGCCAGCCGCTGGCCGATCGCGCGCGAGGCGCAGATCGTCTACCCGAACTGCGCCAACACCGACTGCCTGTCGAACAAGGGCGCGATGTACGTGCAGATCCTCAAGCAGGGCCGGACCTACCACCTGGCCGGCACCCATACCCAGGCCTGGAACGGCACCAGCGAGCGCGCGGTGCGGCTGGATCAGCTGAGCCAGCTCAAGCGTTTCGTCGACGGCCTCGCGCCGGCCGCCACCGACGCGCTGCTGTACGCCGGCGACCTCAACGTCGACTACTACGCCACACCCGACGACTACCAGCGCATGCTGAGCATCCTCAACGCCAGCAAGCCGGCCAGCCTGGGCCACCGCTACAGCTACGACCCGGTGGTCAACGCGCTCGGCTCGGACGGCCAGGAATACCTCGACTACGTGCTGGTCTCCAACGCCCACAAGCCGGCGCGCAGCGGCCAGAACGAGGTGATGGTCTACCGCAGCCTGGCGCCGGCGCTGTGGTCGACGCGCGACCTGTCGGACCACTTCGCGGTCGCCGGCCGCTTCGCCTTCTGA
- a CDS encoding lipase secretion chaperone produces the protein MNAQRKLGRSGGAPSGGAPRPAGRRRAGFYLAGGLLAAALGLAAWRLAGPPDDWRAAAPADGAAQADGTVQAAATGQGLFERPPAAAAAAGDWSDPARRQSALQAVLAGRRSLLPLLEAVRRDCADRRDDARCRGWPDADLARLAPADAARLRRALTLKETVEHGLGALVQSTDRPLAERLAAVSAARRELAGADMARLLYGEEEARLGFQIAARDFAAGEAARLPQAERQARIEALRRQAYGDYYDTLAQAETPSERLYWAQLAAESGLPADQRAAVRQALRRDYLGAEMAGRLAAQDAADARHAAAMAGYRRDSAALLAEIRRRGEPERDAALAAELDGKSAALQAKWFGHS, from the coding sequence GTGAACGCGCAACGCAAGCTGGGACGGTCGGGCGGCGCTCCGTCGGGCGGCGCTCCACGCCCGGCCGGCCGCCGCCGCGCCGGCTTCTACCTGGCCGGCGGCCTGCTGGCCGCCGCGCTGGGCCTGGCGGCCTGGCGCCTGGCCGGGCCGCCGGACGACTGGCGCGCGGCGGCGCCAGCCGACGGCGCAGCGCAGGCCGACGGAACCGTGCAAGCCGCGGCCACCGGCCAGGGCCTGTTCGAGCGGCCGCCGGCCGCCGCGGCAGCGGCCGGCGACTGGAGCGACCCGGCCCGGCGCCAGTCGGCGCTGCAGGCGGTACTGGCCGGCCGCCGCTCGCTGCTGCCGCTGCTGGAGGCGGTGCGGCGCGACTGCGCCGACCGCCGCGACGACGCGCGCTGCCGCGGCTGGCCCGACGCCGACCTGGCCCGGCTGGCGCCGGCCGACGCGGCCCGGCTGCGGCGGGCGCTGACGCTGAAGGAGACGGTCGAGCACGGGCTCGGCGCACTGGTGCAAAGCACCGACCGGCCGCTGGCCGAACGGCTGGCCGCGGTCAGCGCGGCGCGGCGCGAGCTGGCCGGCGCCGACATGGCCAGGCTGCTGTACGGCGAGGAGGAGGCGCGGCTCGGCTTCCAGATCGCCGCGCGCGACTTCGCCGCCGGCGAGGCGGCGCGGCTGCCGCAGGCGGAACGCCAGGCGCGGATCGAAGCGCTGCGGCGGCAGGCCTATGGCGACTACTACGACACCCTGGCGCAGGCGGAGACGCCGAGCGAACGGCTGTACTGGGCGCAGCTGGCGGCCGAGTCCGGCCTGCCGGCGGACCAGCGCGCGGCGGTGCGGCAGGCCTTGCGGCGCGACTACCTCGGCGCCGAGATGGCCGGGCGGCTGGCCGCCCAGGACGCGGCCGACGCGCGCCATGCCGCGGCGATGGCCGGTTACCGGCGCGACAGCGCGGCGCTGCTGGCGGAAATCCGTAGGCGCGGAGAGCCGGAACGCGATGCGGCGCTGGCGGCGGAACTCGACGGCAAATCGGCGGCGTTGCAGGCGAAGTGGTTCGGCCATTCCTGA